A portion of the Calothrix sp. 336/3 genome contains these proteins:
- a CDS encoding folate-binding protein YgfZ, producing the protein MAISAIESIEQGVAVCDRTHWGRIKVSDGDRLRFLHNQSTNDFQQLQPGSGCDTVFVTSTARTIDLATAYVTDDAVILLVSPHRRQFLLEWLDKYIFFADKVQLSDLTQTTATISLIGSQSDAIVEKLGASALIGKPYGSHLQIGEILFAVGSGLASPGYTLILPIAEKANIWEKIQELGAIAISEEDWEMLRILQGRPIPDQELTDDYNPLEVGLWQTISFNKGCYIGQETIARLNTYKGVKQYLWGIRLSAATEPGTNITLGEEKIGTITSYTATPTGHFALAYIRSKVGGVGLQIQAGEATGEVIAVPFVSHEYP; encoded by the coding sequence ATGGCAATATCAGCAATAGAAAGCATAGAGCAAGGAGTTGCGGTTTGCGATCGCACTCACTGGGGCAGAATTAAAGTATCTGATGGCGATCGGCTGCGTTTTCTCCACAATCAAAGCACTAACGACTTTCAGCAACTCCAACCCGGTAGTGGTTGTGATACTGTTTTTGTCACCTCAACAGCTCGTACCATAGATTTAGCTACAGCCTACGTTACCGATGATGCTGTAATTCTTCTAGTTTCCCCTCACCGTCGGCAGTTTCTCCTGGAATGGTTGGATAAATATATTTTCTTTGCTGATAAAGTTCAACTCAGTGATTTGACACAGACAACAGCTACTATCAGTTTAATTGGCAGTCAAAGCGATGCCATAGTTGAAAAACTAGGAGCTAGCGCCTTAATCGGCAAACCCTACGGTAGCCATCTGCAAATCGGAGAAATATTATTTGCCGTGGGTAGTGGTTTAGCATCCCCAGGATATACCCTGATTTTGCCCATCGCAGAGAAAGCAAATATCTGGGAGAAAATTCAAGAATTAGGGGCGATCGCCATTTCTGAGGAAGATTGGGAAATGTTGCGAATTTTACAAGGTCGCCCTATCCCAGACCAAGAACTAACCGATGATTACAATCCCCTAGAAGTGGGTTTATGGCAAACTATATCCTTCAATAAAGGCTGTTATATCGGTCAAGAGACCATTGCCCGTCTTAACACCTACAAGGGAGTCAAACAATATTTATGGGGTATTCGCCTCAGCGCTGCCACAGAGCCAGGAACTAATATTACCCTAGGAGAGGAAAAAATTGGTACAATTACTAGTTATACCGCCACACCTACAGGTCATTTTGCCCTAGCTTATATCCGCAGCAAAGTCGGTGGGGTCGGTTTGCAGATACAGGCAGGAGAAGCAACCGGAGAAGTAATCGCAGTTCCTTTTGTCTCCCATGAATACCCGTAA
- a CDS encoding OmpA family protein, giving the protein MSQNSQNKPQKSPRRRKVEQIHLIAAFLYLLPSTFYLAPVFAQAPPSLKVVVNSNADGTPTPDAQLTLREAIEVVNGTLPLEKLSEAEKAQVQPGSGSSRIEFNLPPGATNIQLQSLLPDLATPGLVIDGTTQPGYDPNTSATAEIAIPVPVVEITPASGKEVFRGLTVVADGVTIRGLSLHGFTASPEKQLLGNLLVYDSNPKPVTLTTPPGDIVVAHRFPPPNTKYQQPPFGDFPFASKDVPPKDVVIENNWLGLTVDEKMPETTSAFGVYLFNSQGTTIRKNRIYYHDGSAIITSVRGENTLVQENIIVGNGIAGMPDALRFEGVVNKSQVIGNLICANDGAGVYLFKPQGSVQIENNKITYNARRLRRAAVFLMGSNHLVKGNEIDNNAGAGVVVSAFPKTRGNLIQENKFTALEGLSIDLNTQGNLDVSDFQTGDGANPQRNSANRRLETGNGAINAPEFSTRSFSGATLTGKADPGSEVTIYRLGDYQTGKEALYEPGYGALSEPLTTVKTDEKGNFSVSVDKLQPGDGVSAIATIPQYGTSEPAVAAFIGDGTSLKPTSKPTPITPPQCTSKPAPQPEPEPEPEPEPEPIRIRAPRNVHFALDKSFISQESAAVLDRVAQVLREYPFIVVELQGHTDPRASDAYNLALGKRRSQSVRNYLLQKGVDPSRMTIRSFGESQRATDGNTRVEYARDRRVEIIYKDVRGIELIVEPQEADLQIEPGRGRRK; this is encoded by the coding sequence ATGTCCCAAAATAGTCAAAACAAACCACAAAAATCCCCCAGGCGCAGGAAAGTTGAGCAAATTCACCTGATAGCAGCTTTCCTCTACCTCCTACCTTCTACCTTTTATCTGGCTCCTGTGTTTGCCCAAGCTCCCCCCTCCCTGAAGGTGGTAGTTAATAGCAACGCAGATGGAACCCCCACCCCAGACGCTCAACTTACCCTACGGGAAGCAATTGAGGTGGTGAATGGTACACTGCCCCTGGAAAAACTGAGCGAAGCAGAAAAGGCACAGGTACAGCCAGGAAGCGGTAGCTCTCGTATCGAATTCAACCTGCCACCGGGAGCCACAAATATTCAATTACAAAGCCTTCTCCCTGATTTGGCTACCCCTGGTTTAGTAATCGATGGCACAACCCAGCCCGGATATGACCCCAACACCTCAGCTACGGCAGAAATTGCCATTCCCGTACCTGTAGTGGAAATTACCCCCGCATCGGGTAAAGAAGTATTTCGTGGCTTGACTGTAGTTGCCGATGGGGTAACGATTCGCGGTTTGAGTCTTCACGGCTTTACAGCTAGCCCAGAAAAGCAACTTTTGGGTAATCTCCTGGTGTACGATAGCAACCCCAAACCTGTCACCCTCACCACTCCCCCTGGGGATATTGTCGTGGCTCACCGTTTCCCCCCACCCAATACCAAATATCAACAACCACCTTTTGGGGACTTTCCCTTTGCGAGCAAGGATGTGCCGCCCAAGGATGTGGTAATTGAGAATAACTGGTTGGGGTTGACGGTGGATGAGAAAATGCCGGAAACAACTTCTGCCTTTGGGGTGTACCTGTTTAATTCCCAGGGGACAACGATTCGCAAAAATCGTATTTATTACCATGATGGTAGTGCCATTATTACCTCGGTACGGGGTGAAAATACCCTAGTTCAGGAAAATATCATTGTGGGAAATGGGATTGCCGGGATGCCAGATGCCCTACGATTTGAGGGTGTGGTGAATAAATCCCAGGTGATCGGGAATTTAATTTGTGCCAACGATGGTGCGGGCGTGTATTTATTTAAACCCCAGGGCAGTGTTCAAATTGAGAATAACAAAATTACCTACAATGCCCGTCGGCTGAGACGAGCGGCGGTTTTCCTCATGGGTAGTAACCACTTGGTTAAGGGTAACGAAATTGACAATAATGCAGGGGCGGGAGTAGTGGTGTCAGCCTTCCCCAAAACCAGGGGCAATTTGATTCAGGAAAATAAATTTACCGCCCTGGAAGGGTTGAGTATTGACCTGAATACCCAGGGAAATCTAGATGTGAGCGATTTTCAAACTGGGGACGGAGCCAACCCCCAGCGCAATTCTGCCAATCGTCGCCTAGAAACAGGGAATGGAGCCATTAACGCGCCGGAATTTAGCACTCGCAGTTTTTCTGGTGCGACCCTGACAGGGAAAGCTGACCCCGGTTCCGAGGTGACAATTTATCGCTTGGGTGATTATCAAACTGGTAAAGAAGCTTTGTATGAGCCCGGTTATGGGGCACTGAGTGAGCCATTAACTACGGTAAAAACGGACGAGAAGGGTAACTTTTCCGTATCCGTAGATAAGTTGCAACCAGGGGATGGAGTCAGCGCGATCGCCACTATTCCCCAATATGGCACATCAGAACCTGCCGTTGCAGCTTTCATCGGTGACGGGACTTCCCTCAAACCCACCAGTAAGCCGACACCAATTACACCACCCCAATGTACGTCTAAACCCGCACCTCAACCAGAACCGGAACCGGAACCAGAACCGGAACCAGAACCAATTCGCATCCGTGCCCCCCGCAATGTTCACTTTGCCTTAGATAAATCCTTTATTAGCCAGGAAAGTGCGGCGGTTCTCGACCGGGTAGCCCAGGTGCTGCGAGAATATCCTTTTATTGTGGTGGAACTTCAAGGTCATACTGACCCCCGTGCCAGTGATGCATATAATTTGGCACTAGGAAAACGGCGATCGCAGTCTGTGAGAAATTACCTGCTACAGAAAGGAGTTGACCCCAGTCGGATGACAATTCGCTCCTTTGGGGAGAGTCAACGAGCTACCGATGGAAATACTCGCGTTGAATATGCGCGCGATCGCCGTGTGGAAATTATCTATAAAGATGTGCGTGGCATCGAATTGATTGTGGAACCCCAGGAAGCAGACTTACAAATCGAACCTGGAAGGGGACGGAGGAAATAA
- a CDS encoding DUF11 domain-containing protein, whose product MKKSHLKLEKSHIGKRADKTFPWIKTLSHSSLVLPLILTSFGTFPETAKAQTARGPGGCPVGTTRGNRNFIINGNFSQGNSGFTTTLPYRGDGVYPDDSPPEPQPRGGLSVQTGTVNYAGNVVRGVPFPGDPQRGAPASNTYLYSNPNASAATPRDQGSAFPNPTIWSQTVPGLQPNTTYDFVAFFYDLLTLEIPPSTPTARVPPIIQLNVGAIAGTPTPIPTRQTWTPVQLAFTTAPGQTSLNLTIIDQANQLDGDDFGMTAIAVNQCLPNIGVAKRAGTPVRNSNGTFTVPYTVVVRNYGTDTLSNVRLTDDLTGTFANAANFVVSNVQTPTPGFTVVPNYSGRPGNINMLQGNNTLAPGASATVTFNVTITPGTGANGFGPFDNTVTATGVAPGGTIVTDQSQDGADADPDNDGNPGNNNVPTRVNLNPGTGAGETELRLVKRITAARRNNTPLSGVNFNTVDPSDNTNAFNNTGVNPVGVRDIPTSIPLRSGDEVEYTVYFINVGNQQATNIRFCDLIPAGTTYINNSTTAQNAGQAINNGINFVARLAPLPPGNSCSNQNNPNGAVIVQVGNVGSAVGQNAGFVRFRVRVD is encoded by the coding sequence ATGAAAAAATCTCACCTCAAACTAGAGAAATCACATATAGGAAAAAGAGCAGACAAGACATTTCCTTGGATAAAAACCCTTTCCCATAGCAGCCTGGTTTTGCCCCTAATACTGACCAGTTTTGGTACATTTCCAGAAACTGCTAAAGCGCAAACAGCTAGGGGACCTGGGGGCTGTCCAGTTGGTACAACTAGGGGAAATAGAAACTTTATCATCAACGGTAACTTTAGCCAAGGTAACAGTGGATTTACTACCACCCTTCCCTATAGAGGTGATGGAGTATACCCTGATGATTCACCTCCGGAACCCCAACCTCGGGGGGGACTTTCCGTGCAGACAGGAACTGTAAACTATGCGGGGAATGTCGTCCGGGGTGTACCCTTCCCTGGAGATCCCCAAAGAGGAGCCCCAGCTTCTAATACTTATTTATACTCAAATCCAAACGCCTCGGCTGCCACCCCAAGAGATCAAGGTTCAGCTTTCCCGAATCCGACAATTTGGTCACAAACTGTCCCAGGTTTGCAACCAAATACCACCTACGACTTCGTAGCCTTTTTCTATGACCTACTGACTCTAGAAATACCTCCATCTACTCCCACAGCCAGAGTCCCACCGATTATTCAATTAAATGTAGGGGCGATCGCTGGTACACCCACCCCTATTCCAACCCGGCAAACATGGACACCAGTACAATTAGCCTTTACCACTGCTCCCGGACAAACTAGCTTGAATTTGACAATTATTGACCAAGCGAACCAACTGGACGGAGATGACTTCGGGATGACGGCGATCGCGGTTAACCAATGTCTACCGAATATTGGGGTGGCTAAACGTGCAGGAACACCTGTGAGGAATAGTAATGGTACTTTTACCGTACCCTACACCGTTGTTGTCAGGAACTACGGTACAGACACTCTTTCCAATGTCCGTCTGACTGATGACTTGACAGGAACCTTTGCAAACGCGGCAAATTTCGTTGTCTCTAACGTCCAAACTCCCACCCCAGGATTTACAGTTGTTCCTAACTATAGTGGTCGTCCTGGTAACATCAATATGCTCCAAGGTAACAACACCCTGGCTCCTGGAGCGTCAGCAACTGTCACCTTCAATGTCACCATCACCCCAGGAACTGGAGCTAACGGTTTTGGACCATTTGATAATACAGTAACTGCTACTGGTGTAGCCCCTGGTGGAACCATTGTCACCGACCAATCCCAGGATGGTGCTGATGCTGACCCCGACAATGATGGCAATCCTGGTAATAATAATGTTCCCACCCGTGTCAATCTCAATCCTGGAACTGGAGCAGGGGAAACGGAGCTACGTTTAGTCAAACGGATTACAGCTGCCAGACGGAATAATACACCCCTGAGTGGCGTTAATTTTAATACTGTAGACCCCAGCGATAATACTAACGCTTTTAATAACACAGGGGTGAATCCTGTTGGTGTACGCGATATTCCCACTTCTATACCTCTGCGCAGTGGAGATGAAGTGGAATATACTGTTTACTTTATTAACGTAGGTAACCAACAAGCCACTAATATTCGATTCTGTGACTTAATTCCCGCAGGAACTACCTACATTAATAACAGCACCACAGCCCAAAATGCAGGTCAAGCTATCAATAATGGCATTAATTTCGTTGCTCGTTTAGCACCTTTACCCCCAGGAAATAGCTGCTCTAATCAAAATAACCCCAATGGTGCAGTTATTGTCCAAGTAGGTAATGTTGGAAGTGCGGTCGGGCAAAATGCTGGTTTTGTGCGCTTCCGTGTCAGAGTTGATTAG
- a CDS encoding serine/threonine protein kinase has translation MIGKLLDHRYQVIRVLATGGFGETYIAQDTKRPGNPMCVVKHLKPASTDPKVFDTAKRLFHSEAETLEKLGSHPQIPRLLAYFDENQEFYLVQEFVEGHPLGEELIAGKSWREADVLRMLLEVLDILAFVHSQGVIHRDIKPDNIIRRMSDGKLVLVDFGAVKQLRTPNSLSATNISLIAHASATVAIGTPGYMSTEQGQGKPRPNSDIYALGIIAIQALTGISPVDLQEDPQSGELIWQHLTPIHPDFAGILGKMVRYHFKERYQNARDALQALQSLPMAARLAEIPVSRNYQLLPSTSPHSRQKTVALAPANSTEASQVKNTTQLEKRNRNRPDFLQLFILLGLAGGAAYAAPSVVKNFQGIAANFIKNDTSVSADVCVAMIGNANIRSEPSSLNSENIVKTVETDTQFEVTGKQTRRGWVQLKLSGKNSGWAHRDVIKNNEEWSTCLRDKGIAIRTVDDQGLIASRGNPKGKSIVDITNSILGKSQVTPSVGESDKPQTATDSNQVMDKARAKYESGDFQGAIALLKTITNNPAGVQEAANMMSQWQQDWTKAEALFNDINKALENGQWDKVAAYKDHPEKLPNTEYWRKKIEPLVQQAADNVAKEVQKSTNEGLKPKNPEKQN, from the coding sequence ATGATCGGCAAGCTACTCGACCATCGTTACCAAGTTATCCGAGTCCTAGCAACGGGAGGATTTGGAGAAACTTATATTGCCCAAGATACCAAACGACCGGGTAATCCGATGTGCGTAGTTAAGCACCTCAAACCCGCAAGTACCGACCCCAAAGTGTTTGATACTGCCAAGCGTTTGTTTCACAGTGAAGCCGAAACTCTGGAAAAATTGGGAAGTCATCCCCAAATTCCCCGGTTATTAGCTTATTTTGATGAGAATCAAGAATTTTACTTGGTGCAAGAATTTGTTGAAGGACATCCCCTGGGTGAAGAATTAATTGCAGGGAAATCCTGGAGGGAAGCAGATGTCTTACGGATGTTGTTAGAAGTCTTAGACATCCTCGCCTTTGTCCACAGCCAAGGAGTAATTCACCGGGATATTAAACCTGATAATATTATCCGTCGAATGAGTGACGGCAAACTGGTTTTGGTGGATTTTGGGGCAGTCAAGCAATTAAGGACACCAAATAGTCTCAGCGCTACAAACATCAGTTTGATCGCCCATGCTTCGGCGACTGTAGCAATTGGTACGCCGGGATATATGTCTACGGAGCAAGGTCAGGGAAAACCGCGCCCGAATAGTGATATTTATGCCCTAGGAATCATTGCCATCCAAGCTTTAACCGGAATCTCTCCTGTAGACTTACAGGAAGACCCCCAAAGTGGTGAATTGATTTGGCAACATTTGACACCTATACATCCAGATTTTGCCGGAATTTTGGGTAAGATGGTGCGTTACCATTTCAAGGAGCGCTATCAAAATGCTAGGGATGCTTTACAAGCTTTGCAGTCCTTGCCCATGGCTGCTCGGTTAGCAGAGATACCCGTATCTCGTAATTATCAGTTACTACCTTCGACCTCTCCCCATTCACGGCAAAAGACTGTAGCCCTTGCACCAGCAAATTCTACGGAAGCATCTCAAGTTAAAAATACCACTCAATTAGAGAAGAGAAATCGCAATAGACCAGATTTTCTCCAGTTATTTATTCTCCTAGGTTTAGCTGGTGGTGCTGCCTACGCTGCTCCTTCGGTGGTGAAAAATTTTCAAGGGATTGCCGCTAACTTTATTAAGAATGATACAAGTGTTTCTGCCGATGTCTGTGTGGCAATGATTGGGAATGCGAATATTCGTTCTGAACCAAGTTCTCTTAATTCTGAGAATATTGTGAAAACGGTGGAAACAGATACTCAATTTGAAGTCACCGGAAAACAGACTCGACGGGGTTGGGTACAGTTGAAATTGAGTGGGAAAAATTCCGGTTGGGCACACCGAGATGTGATTAAGAATAATGAAGAGTGGAGTACTTGTTTGCGAGACAAGGGAATTGCGATTCGGACAGTAGATGATCAAGGTTTGATCGCAAGTAGGGGGAATCCCAAGGGAAAAAGTATTGTTGATATTACTAATTCTATTTTGGGTAAATCCCAGGTGACTCCCTCGGTAGGTGAGTCGGATAAACCCCAGACAGCAACAGACTCGAATCAGGTGATGGACAAAGCTAGGGCAAAATATGAGTCAGGGGATTTTCAAGGAGCGATCGCCCTCCTCAAAACTATCACCAATAATCCTGCTGGAGTACAAGAAGCAGCAAATATGATGTCCCAGTGGCAACAGGACTGGACAAAGGCGGAAGCTTTGTTTAATGATATCAACAAGGCTCTAGAAAATGGTCAATGGGATAAGGTGGCTGCTTATAAAGACCATCCCGAAAAGTTGCCGAATACAGAGTACTGGCGGAAAAAAATCGAACCCCTAGTTCAACAAGCTGCGGATAATGTGGCGAAGGAAGTGCAAAAATCTACTAATGAAGGGTTAAAACCCAAAAACCCAGAAAAGCAGAATTAA
- a CDS encoding NPCBM/NEW2 domain-containing protein: MTKISSISLFILTILVTSSLNTVTSKIAQAQTGVSLLRAKCVNSGLGNVREETKYISIGRTVYTSRFYLGPGYRSANLTCKIKPDNANSPFQVVNLGFGMADSPNQSPNVDIKVYLDGKLGETRTVTTSQEGEISVDVSNVSDISIEATCSSQTQYCDRVYFFNANLQKQAPPRR; encoded by the coding sequence ATGACCAAAATCAGTTCTATTTCCTTATTCATTCTCACAATATTAGTGACATCTAGTCTGAATACAGTTACTAGTAAAATTGCCCAAGCTCAAACTGGGGTATCTCTATTACGGGCAAAATGTGTCAACAGTGGATTGGGAAATGTCAGAGAGGAAACAAAATATATATCGATTGGCAGAACCGTTTACACCAGTCGATTCTATCTCGGTCCCGGCTATCGTTCAGCTAATCTCACCTGTAAAATCAAACCAGATAATGCTAATTCCCCGTTTCAAGTTGTGAACTTGGGTTTTGGGATGGCAGATAGTCCTAATCAAAGTCCCAATGTTGATATCAAAGTCTATCTTGACGGTAAATTAGGAGAAACTCGCACCGTAACAACTTCTCAAGAAGGGGAAATCTCTGTAGACGTGAGTAACGTGAGTGATATCTCTATTGAAGCAACCTGCTCTAGTCAAACTCAGTACTGCGATCGCGTCTACTTTTTCAATGCTAATTTGCAGAAACAAGCACCCCCAAGGAGGTAG
- a CDS encoding SdrD B-like domain-containing protein — MKSTLKHLLLMSQKKLQSLSRGNSCQKTQHRGVVNIQSQSPSRPFCFSSQGKITFLALTLTIPTMLICQSLSNSKVAAQSAPQCPSGSTLATLDWDQQNNFQTANFNQSINIGSVSTNFRMQENPAGIIRDENPENSPGNVGRIPYGRANPPFGGINQRYLRWGIDARGSRRGGNATLTITFAQPITLPTPLLFLDVDRDRQGEPPFQDQITVTASNQGQNVPVTLTNMGVSAVNEIVNGNIARGVDPRVPPGNAPIESSMGDVFATITGEVTQIQIVYQSGPLYREGQSQFTEPGQDETIGLADFNICIKNATGSIGDFVFNDKNGNGVQDANDTGISGVKLILRNSQGQIVATTTTNSNGIYAFPNLPLGNYTVEVEKPGDDFTATTQTILNANLTTTNSDRTDIDFGFRLGSLGSGQPRIRLVKRITNVLRNGQTVAGIDFNNFIDDLTDDDDNILQQNQGTLPGQVNIQPKLKSGDRVEYTIYFLTEGQQGLQNVRFCDLVPQGTSYINNTITISGTTNRSKFFSPLAPLEDFTNICGSDNLNGAVVQGPTNIPGGQFGFIRFLVNID; from the coding sequence ATGAAATCTACCTTGAAGCATCTATTATTGATGTCTCAAAAGAAATTACAATCCCTATCCCGAGGTAATAGCTGTCAGAAAACCCAGCATCGGGGTGTTGTTAACATCCAATCTCAGTCACCAAGTAGACCTTTTTGCTTTTCTTCTCAGGGTAAAATTACTTTTTTGGCATTAACATTAACTATTCCAACTATGTTGATTTGCCAAAGTTTAAGTAATAGTAAAGTGGCTGCTCAATCTGCACCACAGTGTCCTAGTGGAAGTACACTAGCAACCCTTGATTGGGATCAGCAAAATAATTTTCAAACGGCAAACTTTAATCAAAGTATCAATATTGGGAGTGTAAGTACCAATTTCCGAATGCAAGAAAATCCTGCGGGAATTATTCGGGATGAAAATCCAGAAAATTCTCCTGGTAATGTTGGTAGGATTCCCTATGGTAGGGCAAATCCACCCTTTGGTGGGATTAATCAACGGTATCTCCGTTGGGGTATTGATGCTCGTGGTTCCCGTCGAGGGGGGAATGCAACCTTAACAATTACTTTTGCTCAACCAATAACTTTACCGACTCCCCTATTATTTCTGGATGTTGACCGCGATCGCCAAGGTGAACCCCCCTTCCAAGACCAAATTACAGTCACTGCTAGCAATCAAGGACAAAATGTCCCCGTCACCTTGACAAACATGGGTGTTAGTGCTGTTAACGAAATTGTTAATGGTAATATTGCTCGTGGTGTTGACCCTAGGGTTCCTCCCGGTAACGCACCAATCGAGAGCAGTATGGGTGATGTGTTTGCGACAATTACCGGGGAAGTGACGCAAATCCAAATTGTTTATCAAAGTGGTCCCCTCTATCGTGAAGGTCAGTCCCAATTTACGGAACCAGGACAGGATGAGACAATTGGGTTAGCAGATTTTAATATCTGCATCAAAAATGCCACAGGTAGTATTGGGGATTTTGTCTTCAATGACAAGAATGGGAATGGGGTTCAGGATGCTAATGATACGGGTATTTCGGGAGTGAAGCTAATTCTCCGTAATTCCCAGGGACAAATCGTAGCTACGACCACGACTAATAGCAATGGTATTTATGCTTTTCCGAATTTACCCCTGGGCAACTATACGGTAGAAGTGGAGAAACCAGGTGATGATTTTACCGCGACGACTCAAACCATTTTGAATGCGAACCTGACAACAACCAATAGCGATCGCACTGATATTGATTTTGGTTTTCGTTTGGGTTCCCTAGGAAGTGGACAACCCAGAATTCGCCTAGTCAAACGGATTACGAATGTATTACGCAATGGTCAAACCGTTGCTGGCATTGATTTTAACAATTTTATCGATGACCTCACAGACGATGATGATAATATTCTCCAGCAAAATCAAGGGACATTACCCGGTCAAGTGAATATTCAACCTAAGCTCAAAAGTGGCGATCGCGTTGAGTACACCATTTACTTTTTGACAGAAGGTCAACAAGGATTACAAAACGTCAGATTTTGTGATTTAGTACCCCAGGGTACAAGTTACATTAATAACACTATCACCATCAGTGGGACAACTAACCGCAGTAAATTTTTCTCCCCCCTCGCACCCCTAGAAGACTTTACTAATATCTGTGGTAGTGACAATCTCAACGGTGCAGTGGTGCAAGGTCCGACAAATATTCCTGGTGGACAATTTGGATTTATCCGTTTCTTGGTGAATATTGACTAA
- a CDS encoding sugar transferase yields the protein MAYKSLSVLDFKPDLRSAHHAGIQKGSSIRFLRILVLLFLDATLLLLAWKLAVHQGTYIDSPWTDNSSFSWLVLFVQLGIIAATGQYKAGINRRNYLRLVKAISLSEIILLAIAFLYEPSSYLSRSTFILFWIFSCLFIGISRSIFDLGTNILRKRGIVQHPVFLITDTSEENEHIQLIKKENCYTIQGIADAHCLDLENRDRTFEYLRESGIVEAFVSWSAIKNRLYVCWNFHAAGITLRILPITSQVHHPKSVFRMVGSIPCLTIPAPLIIGSDFWVKRIFDLCCSIVLIFFLSPLYLLLAILIKLDSPGPVFFRQKRVGLHNKEFKIWKFRTMVTNAEKLQASLEAKNEIRDGVLFKLKDDPRITKVGKFLRRYSLDELPQLFNVLLGEMSLVGPRPLPVRDVERFHTKHFLRQEVLPGITGLWQVSGRSDIDNFEDAVQLDIRYIENWSLWMDLQILLKTVGVVLHKTGAY from the coding sequence ATGGCTTACAAATCTTTATCAGTCTTAGATTTTAAACCTGACCTCCGTTCTGCGCATCATGCAGGAATTCAGAAAGGTTCAAGCATCAGATTTTTACGTATTTTAGTATTGCTATTTCTGGACGCAACACTTTTACTGTTAGCTTGGAAACTGGCTGTACATCAAGGAACATATATTGATTCACCTTGGACTGATAACTCATCTTTTTCTTGGCTAGTCTTATTTGTTCAGTTGGGTATTATTGCAGCCACAGGACAATATAAAGCTGGAATAAATCGTCGTAATTATCTACGATTAGTGAAGGCAATATCACTATCAGAAATCATTCTGTTAGCAATTGCATTTTTATATGAACCTAGCAGCTATCTTTCTCGTTCAACCTTTATCTTGTTCTGGATTTTTTCTTGTTTGTTCATTGGTATTTCTCGGTCAATATTTGACCTGGGAACTAATATTTTGCGAAAAAGAGGTATTGTACAGCATCCGGTATTTTTAATTACGGATACATCAGAGGAAAATGAGCATATTCAACTAATAAAAAAAGAAAACTGTTATACAATACAAGGAATTGCTGATGCTCATTGCCTAGATTTAGAAAACCGCGATCGCACCTTTGAATATCTCCGCGAATCTGGGATTGTCGAAGCTTTTGTTTCTTGGAGCGCAATTAAAAATCGTTTATATGTCTGCTGGAACTTTCATGCTGCGGGGATTACCTTAAGAATTCTACCCATCACTAGCCAAGTCCACCATCCCAAGTCTGTATTTCGGATGGTTGGGAGTATTCCCTGTCTGACGATTCCTGCACCTTTGATTATCGGTAGTGATTTTTGGGTGAAAAGAATTTTTGACTTGTGTTGTTCAATTGTCTTAATTTTTTTCCTGTCGCCTCTTTATCTACTACTTGCTATTCTGATCAAGTTAGACTCTCCTGGTCCTGTATTCTTCCGACAAAAACGTGTAGGTTTACATAATAAGGAATTTAAAATTTGGAAATTCCGCACTATGGTGACAAATGCCGAAAAATTACAAGCATCTTTAGAAGCAAAAAATGAAATTAGGGATGGAGTTTTATTCAAATTGAAAGACGACCCTAGAATTACCAAAGTTGGTAAATTTTTACGTCGCTATAGCTTAGATGAATTACCCCAATTGTTTAATGTGTTACTAGGGGAAATGAGTCTTGTTGGTCCTCGTCCTTTACCTGTGCGTGATGTAGAACGCTTTCATACCAAGCATTTTCTGCGTCAGGAAGTTTTACCGGGTATCACGGGTTTATGGCAAGTGTCTGGTCGTTCGGATATAGATAATTTTGAAGATGCTGTACAACTAGATATTCGTTACATCGAAAACTGGTCTCTGTGGATGGATTTACAAATTTTACTGAAAACTGTGGGAGTTGTACTTCATAAAACTGGTGCTTATTAA